Proteins from a genomic interval of Macrobrachium nipponense isolate FS-2020 chromosome 28, ASM1510439v2, whole genome shotgun sequence:
- the LOC135201454 gene encoding sodium/glucose cotransporter 1-like, with protein MTTEHNFTQIYCNYSFQGGNQTDCSEDAIRIHTADFVIIILYLILSIVVGLYLSMKHKTASDYFLASRSTKWPFVGLSLFASNISSSSLVGLAGDAYSTGISVYNYEWFAAIVLIFIAVVCIPNMLEMELFTMPEFLERRYNIGTRYYFSILSIFLNIAGGIAGSLYAGALVLKMIFPKLELWHTIAILAVIAGVYTITGGLKAVIYTDALQAVILLFGSLMISVYALIEAGGWQAVREEVPPDFMSLVRPVNDPAVPWTGLVTGLPLLGLYYWCFNQTIAQRVLSSKDVSHGRIGCLLAGLLKLPVLFIMVLPGTMAKVIYPDLPKADFVYPILLLRLLPTGILGIVLSGFLAALMSQVDSVLNSTATLVTMDFVQKFKPDLNDTQLMNVGKFVTFVCMLLSVCWAPFLGRIDSLFKFMQKLLSYLIPPVVSLYLGGFFWKGANSRGAILALILGNIWGVALFVLNEVLEMFHIHFLHVAAILFVLSFLVLVGTSLVSDSTNTEDQVKVVWSSQKFLDDIKATKQVPLWKNYLVHCLLLTLIAVVIVGCFW; from the coding sequence ATGACCACAGAACATAATTTCACTCAGATATATTGCAATTACTCCTTCCAAGGTGGCAATCAAACTGATTGCTCGGAAGATGCTATCCGTATACACACAGCAGACTTTGTCATCATAATCCTGTATCTAATTCTGTCTATAGTCGTCGGTCTTTACCTCAGTATGAAACACAAAACTGCGTCCGATTACTTCTTAGCCAGTCGATCAACAAAATGGCCTTTTGTAGGATTATCTCTGTTTGCCTCTAATATCTCCAGCTCATCATTGGTGGGTCTTGCAGGCGACGCTTATAGCACTGGGATTTCTGTGTACAATTACGAATGGTTTGCAGCGATCGTGCTCATCTTCATAGCAGTGGTATGTATTCCGAATATGTTAGAGATGGAGCTCTTCACAATGCCAGAATTTCTGGAAAGGCGGTACAACATTGGAACAAGGTATTACTTCTCCATCTTGAGTATATTCCTCAACATTGCAGGTGGGATAGCTGGCAGTCTGTACGCTGGAGCGCTGGTCTTGAAGATGATTTTCCCCAAGTTAGAACTGTGGCACACAATAGCAATACTTGCAGTCATAGCCGGTGTATATACCATCACTGGAGGCCTGAAAGCGGTGATTTACACAGACGCGCTGCAGGCTGTCATCTTACTCTTTGGCTCTTTAATGATTTCAGTATATGCTTTAATAGAAGCTGGAGGTTGGCAGGCAGTCAGAGAGGAGGTACCACCAGATTTCATGAGTCTAGTGAGGCCTGTCAATGACCCTGCTGTCCCATGGACAGGATTGGTCACAGGTCTACCTTTGCTTGGCTTGTATTACTGGTGTTTCAACCAGACTATTGCGCAAAGAGTTCTTAGCTCTAAGGATGTCAGCCACGGGAGGATAGGATGCTTACTCGCGGGACTCCTGAAGCTACCTGTGCTTTTTATAATGGTTCTACCAGGCACAATGGCTAAAGTTATCTACCCTGATTTGCCAAAAGCTGATTTCGTGTACCCAATTCTGCTGTTAAGACTCTTACCAACCGGAATACTTGGCATTGTACTCTCTGGGTTTCTCGCAGCTCTGATGTCACAAGTCGACTCTGTCCTCAATTCCACAGCGACGTTAGTTACGATGGATTTCGTCCAGAAATTCAAACCGGATCTGAATGACACACAACTCATGAACGTTGGTAAATTTGTcacgtttgtttgtatgttgctaTCGGTCTGCTGGGCTCCGTTTCTGGGCAGAATCGATTCTCTCTTCAAGTTCATGCAAAAACTCTTGTCTTACCTAATACCCCCCGTAGTGTCGCTCTATCTCGGAGGGTTCTTCTGGAAAGGAGCTAATTCCCGAGGCGCTATTCTCGCCCTCATCTTGGGAAATATTTGGGGCGTTGCCCTGTTCGTGCTCAACGAAGTCTTGGAGATGTTTCACATCCACTTCTTGCacgtggcagccattttgttcGTACTGAGTTTCCTCGTGTTGGTTGGTACGAGTCTCGTCAGTGATAGTACCAATACAGAGGACCAGGTGAAAGTTGTCTGGTCATCACAGAAGTTCCTGGATGacatcaaagcaaccaaacaggTTCCATTGTGGAAAAATTATCTCGTGCACTGTCTGCTTCTAACTTTAATCGCGGTGGTCATTGTTGGTTGCTTTTGGTAA